A single genomic interval of Salinarchaeum sp. IM2453 harbors:
- a CDS encoding protein-L-isoaspartate(D-aspartate) O-methyltransferase, whose protein sequence is MKTGQSDPYKDARQQMVDSLIQQGRLTDEKVIKAMKSVPRHRFVPEQQQSHAYEDRPLPIGDGQTISAPHMVGMMAEMLDVEMGSKVLEIGTGCGYHAAVMAEIVGDKSIYSIEYSEMLAEKARTQLSKLGYEINLRAGNGRKGWPENAPFDAIYLTCAPQVLPNPLKKQVKQGGIIVAPIGVGSQTLYKYEKEKDGSLQRTSHGSVRFVTMQ, encoded by the coding sequence ATGAAAACTGGACAGTCTGACCCGTACAAAGACGCCCGACAACAAATGGTGGATTCCTTAATACAACAGGGGAGGCTGACCGACGAGAAGGTAATTAAGGCGATGAAGTCAGTTCCCCGCCACAGATTTGTTCCAGAACAACAACAAAGCCATGCGTACGAAGACCGACCATTACCGATTGGTGATGGACAAACAATCAGCGCACCACATATGGTTGGGATGATGGCTGAAATGCTCGATGTAGAAATGGGTAGCAAGGTGCTTGAAATTGGAACAGGGTGTGGATATCATGCAGCAGTTATGGCTGAAATTGTCGGTGATAAAAGTATATATTCAATCGAATATAGCGAAATGTTAGCAGAAAAAGCACGGACGCAACTCAGTAAGTTAGGCTATGAGATCAACCTTCGGGCAGGGAATGGACGAAAAGGCTGGCCGGAGAACGCTCCATTCGATGCAATATACCTGACGTGTGCGCCACAAGTGCTACCGAATCCATTAAAGAAGCAGGTTAAACAAGGTGGCATAATTGTTGCACCGATCGGAGTCGGGTCACAGACGCTGTACAAATATGAAAAGGAAAAAGATGGATCACTGCAACGGACTTCTCACGGATCAGTACGTTTTGTCACGATGCAATAG
- a CDS encoding type II glyceraldehyde-3-phosphate dehydrogenase, translating to MVRVGINGYGTIGKRVADAVCEQPDMELVGVAKTSPDYVAQQAVNRNYELHVPADYMERFEDTPIALAGTTEELVEKCDIIVDATPGGIGKKNKSLYERLDTPAIFQGAEDDDIVDQSFNARANYSEATDAQYTRVVSCNTTGLSRLITPLDDAFGIEKARITLIRRGGDPSQSSRGPIDDILPDPVTLPSHHGPDVNTIFPDLDIDTLGVKVPATHMHLHAVNFTFEEQPTVDEIRDLLSEESRLFLIPEWFEIDGAGKLLDLADDAGRPRGDIWENCIWEKSFTVEGNDFYCFQGIHQEADVVPENIDAIRAMNQMADQQESIELTNNTLGMGIK from the coding sequence ATGGTTCGGGTCGGAATCAACGGATACGGAACCATCGGAAAGCGGGTTGCTGATGCCGTCTGTGAGCAACCGGATATGGAACTTGTTGGTGTCGCTAAAACCAGTCCAGACTACGTAGCACAACAGGCAGTCAATCGGAACTATGAACTGCACGTGCCGGCCGACTATATGGAGCGGTTTGAAGACACTCCGATTGCTCTTGCTGGAACAACCGAAGAACTCGTCGAAAAATGTGATATTATCGTTGATGCAACTCCCGGTGGTATCGGCAAGAAAAATAAATCTCTGTACGAGCGGTTAGACACCCCGGCAATCTTCCAAGGTGCAGAAGATGATGACATAGTCGACCAAAGCTTCAATGCACGTGCCAATTACAGTGAGGCAACCGACGCTCAGTATACGCGCGTTGTTTCCTGTAACACGACCGGGCTCTCTCGTCTGATTACACCGCTTGATGATGCATTTGGTATTGAAAAAGCTCGAATAACGCTCATTCGTCGTGGTGGCGATCCTTCTCAGTCCTCTCGCGGGCCTATTGATGACATCCTGCCAGACCCAGTGACGCTGCCATCACACCACGGCCCAGACGTTAACACGATTTTCCCTGACCTTGATATTGATACCCTCGGGGTCAAGGTTCCAGCAACTCATATGCATCTACATGCTGTTAATTTCACTTTTGAAGAGCAACCGACTGTTGATGAAATTCGCGATCTTCTCTCCGAAGAGTCTCGTCTCTTCCTGATTCCAGAATGGTTCGAGATAGATGGGGCAGGCAAACTTCTTGACCTTGCGGATGATGCTGGTCGTCCCCGTGGAGATATTTGGGAGAACTGCATCTGGGAAAAATCATTCACTGTTGAAGGAAATGATTTCTACTGCTTCCAAGGTATTCATCAGGAGGCAGATGTTGTCCCAGAAAACATCGATGCAATCCGTGCGATGAACCAAATGGCCGATCAGCAAGAAAGCATCGAACTGACGAACAACACCCTTGGAATGGGAATTAAATAA
- a CDS encoding DNA-directed RNA polymerase subunit B'' — protein MDRDNRRAISREYFSEERLAEHHFRSFNSFLKRGMQEVVAEKGTIETDIGDKEGEEPVHVELGDVRVVTPRVREADGSEELLYPQEARLRNITYSAPVFMEMAIVKGDPEKGEDRVVDETETKIGRMPIMVGSDKCNIANFDDEELIDIGEDPADPGGYFIVNGSERVLMTSEDLAPNKILAEYDEKYGDEIQVAKTFSQRRGYRALVLVERTRDGLLEVSFPSVSGSVNFVTLVRALGLESDEEIVHRVSDDPEIVKFMLENLEAADVQTEQEAIEALGKRVASGQGKNYQLKRANYVIDRYLLPHLHEEGVPEEDVRINKAYYLCRMAEACFELALDRRQPDDKDHYANKRLKVSGDLMRDLFRTALNKLARDVKYQLERANMRNRQLSVSTVVRSDVLTERLEHPLATGNWVGGRSGVSQLVDRTDYMGVLSHLRRLRSPLSRSQPHFEARDLHATQWGRVCPSETPEGPNCGLVKNFAQAMELSQNVENERELKRELAAMGVQGIPGIESQTQRAGD, from the coding sequence ATGGACCGGGACAATCGACGCGCGATTTCGCGCGAATATTTCTCTGAGGAACGGCTCGCTGAACACCACTTTCGATCATTCAATAGTTTCCTTAAACGAGGCATGCAGGAGGTCGTCGCTGAGAAAGGAACTATCGAGACAGACATCGGCGATAAAGAAGGTGAAGAACCGGTGCACGTGGAGCTCGGTGATGTACGAGTCGTCACGCCTCGTGTAAGAGAAGCAGATGGCAGTGAGGAACTCCTCTATCCACAAGAGGCGCGGTTGCGGAATATTACATACTCTGCTCCAGTGTTCATGGAGATGGCGATTGTCAAAGGAGATCCTGAAAAGGGTGAAGATCGGGTTGTCGACGAGACAGAAACAAAGATTGGTCGAATGCCGATCATGGTTGGATCAGATAAATGTAATATTGCTAACTTTGACGATGAAGAGCTAATTGATATCGGAGAGGACCCAGCTGATCCAGGAGGATATTTTATTGTTAATGGGTCCGAGCGTGTGCTAATGACGAGCGAAGATCTTGCCCCGAATAAGATTCTTGCCGAGTACGATGAAAAATATGGCGACGAGATTCAAGTCGCTAAGACATTCTCACAGCGGCGTGGATACCGGGCACTTGTTCTAGTTGAGCGCACGCGCGATGGATTACTTGAAGTCTCGTTCCCGTCTGTATCTGGAAGTGTGAATTTTGTCACGCTCGTACGCGCGCTGGGGCTTGAATCTGACGAGGAAATTGTCCACAGAGTCAGTGACGATCCAGAGATTGTGAAGTTCATGCTGGAAAACTTGGAAGCCGCAGACGTTCAAACAGAACAAGAGGCAATCGAAGCATTAGGAAAGCGAGTTGCCTCTGGGCAAGGAAAGAACTACCAGCTAAAGCGGGCAAACTACGTCATTGATCGGTATCTTCTTCCACACCTTCACGAAGAGGGTGTCCCAGAAGAAGATGTCCGTATTAACAAGGCATATTACCTTTGTCGGATGGCAGAAGCCTGCTTTGAGCTCGCTCTTGATCGACGGCAGCCAGACGACAAGGATCACTACGCCAACAAGCGTCTCAAGGTCAGTGGTGACCTGATGCGTGATCTGTTCCGGACGGCATTGAATAAGTTAGCACGAGATGTTAAATATCAGCTAGAGCGAGCAAACATGCGGAACCGACAGTTGTCTGTTTCGACTGTTGTTCGGTCAGATGTTCTTACTGAACGATTAGAACACCCACTTGCAACCGGAAACTGGGTAGGCGGCCGATCAGGTGTCTCACAACTTGTTGATCGTACCGACTACATGGGTGTTCTCAGCCACTTACGCCGATTGCGATCTCCGTTGTCACGGTCACAGCCACACTTCGAGGCACGTGACCTGCATGCAACACAGTGGGGTCGTGTATGTCCATCTGAAACGCCGGAAGGACCGAACTGTGGTCTAGTAAAGAATTTCGCACAGGCAATGGAGCTAAGCCAGAACGTTGAGAACGAACGTGAGCTCAAACGTGAGTTAGCTGCGATGGGCGTACAAGGAATTCCAGGCATTGAGTCACAGACACAGCGGGCAGGTGATTAA
- a CDS encoding aminopeptidase has translation MGLQTAAETAINQCLDLKDGESVIVVTDEKTQVIGKALYQAATDVTSEATIIEYESRNQHGTEPPAPVAAAMQNADAFLAPTSKSLSHTRAREHACEAGGRGATLPGITEEVFKSGLDADYESIQETSNQVYEKVAGANKIRITTEAGTDITIYPGDREWHTDTGIIHSPGEFSNLPAGEVFVSPESADGTYVVDGTMMPHGRLEGQQLQFEVEDGQITSISDEAIQEQVESAAEEVGQDAYNFAELGIGTNTAVTDLVGSVLLDEKAAGTVHLAIGDDAAIGGDTEAPLHLDGIITDPTVYVDGTKMDLPVPDN, from the coding sequence ATGGGACTTCAAACAGCAGCAGAAACAGCAATTAACCAGTGTCTTGACCTGAAAGATGGCGAATCAGTAATTGTAGTAACTGACGAGAAAACACAGGTAATCGGAAAGGCACTCTATCAAGCAGCGACAGATGTCACATCGGAAGCGACAATCATTGAGTACGAATCGCGAAATCAACACGGGACAGAACCACCTGCCCCCGTTGCTGCTGCAATGCAGAATGCAGATGCATTCTTAGCTCCAACATCGAAAAGTCTCTCACATACGCGAGCTCGGGAGCATGCGTGCGAAGCAGGAGGTCGTGGAGCAACACTTCCCGGAATAACAGAAGAAGTCTTCAAATCAGGGCTTGATGCCGATTACGAGTCGATTCAGGAAACTTCAAATCAAGTATATGAAAAGGTCGCCGGTGCCAACAAAATACGCATAACGACGGAGGCAGGAACAGACATAACAATCTATCCAGGAGACCGAGAATGGCATACAGATACTGGGATTATTCATTCACCAGGAGAGTTCTCAAACTTGCCGGCCGGGGAAGTTTTTGTCAGTCCTGAGTCAGCAGACGGTACATACGTTGTTGATGGAACGATGATGCCGCACGGAAGACTTGAGGGACAACAGCTGCAGTTCGAGGTAGAGGACGGGCAGATAACATCGATCTCGGACGAAGCAATTCAAGAGCAAGTAGAAAGTGCTGCTGAAGAAGTCGGTCAGGACGCGTATAATTTTGCAGAGCTTGGGATTGGGACAAATACTGCCGTGACAGATTTGGTTGGCTCAGTATTGCTCGATGAGAAGGCAGCCGGAACAGTTCACCTTGCAATTGGTGACGACGCTGCGATCGGGGGGGACACAGAAGCACCACTGCACTTAGATGGGATCATTACAGATCCAACAGTGTATGTTGACGGGACAAAGATGGACCTTCCAGTCCCAGATAACTAA
- a CDS encoding HVO_0476 family zinc finger protein, translating into MTTTATQTAVICPACSPDTKVVHEVLKEQGQATVKCTECGQVHKTQLSDPSEHTVNVIISQEDESFTATTTVTEGETKEVGDEFIVEAQEGLFTAQITSVETKDGSREDDAVASEVQTLWTRAVGNVAVPITVHPKEGTRDGTYSTKVYVPGDFEFEVGKEIDVEDEAFIVEGIHIRDEATNYDHQKLDYQGDSAIAKDIKRIYGRDQTTEAWSPW; encoded by the coding sequence ATGACAACTACAGCAACGCAGACAGCAGTTATCTGTCCAGCATGTTCGCCGGATACAAAGGTAGTACATGAAGTTCTCAAAGAACAAGGGCAGGCAACGGTCAAATGTACTGAGTGTGGACAGGTTCATAAAACACAGCTATCAGACCCGTCAGAGCACACTGTTAACGTTATAATCTCGCAGGAAGACGAATCATTTACAGCAACAACGACAGTCACAGAAGGGGAAACAAAGGAAGTTGGAGATGAATTTATCGTCGAAGCACAAGAGGGACTCTTTACAGCGCAGATAACGAGTGTTGAAACAAAAGATGGATCCCGTGAGGACGATGCAGTCGCGTCGGAAGTACAGACGCTATGGACTCGAGCTGTTGGAAATGTCGCCGTTCCAATCACTGTGCACCCAAAGGAAGGGACGCGAGATGGGACATACAGTACAAAAGTATACGTGCCGGGCGACTTTGAATTTGAGGTTGGAAAAGAAATCGATGTTGAGGATGAGGCGTTCATTGTAGAGGGTATTCACATTCGTGACGAGGCAACTAATTATGATCACCAAAAGCTCGATTATCAGGGAGATAGTGCAATAGCAAAAGATATCAAGCGAATATACGGCAGGGATCAGACTACAGAGGCGTGGTCTCCATGGTAA
- a CDS encoding RNA-binding protein — protein MKIKSRHHLRSDEVDDLTEEIQTQLGVDLAGSTFELVELADSPFDLVLVDGDPTAMYYEFEDGERLPFLTVRGANKTNPNKNVVTVDAGAISFVSDGADVMRPGIVSADDSIDPDDLVVIVEETHGKALAVGRAQVSGEEMSGDSGKVVNSIHHVGDEFYEFAP, from the coding sequence ATGAAAATAAAAAGTCGCCACCATCTTCGAAGTGACGAAGTTGATGACCTTACCGAAGAAATTCAAACGCAACTTGGAGTTGATCTGGCTGGATCTACATTCGAATTAGTGGAGCTTGCTGATTCACCGTTTGATCTTGTTTTAGTCGACGGAGATCCAACAGCAATGTATTACGAATTTGAAGACGGAGAGCGCCTCCCATTCCTTACCGTTCGCGGTGCAAACAAAACTAATCCAAATAAAAACGTTGTTACTGTTGATGCTGGCGCTATCTCGTTTGTCAGTGACGGCGCAGACGTAATGCGCCCTGGGATTGTTAGTGCTGATGATTCAATTGACCCCGATGATTTAGTTGTCATCGTTGAGGAAACTCACGGAAAGGCTTTAGCAGTTGGTCGAGCACAAGTGTCTGGTGAGGAAATGTCCGGTGACTCCGGTAAGGTCGTTAATTCAATTCATCACGTTGGAGATGAATTTTATGAATTTGCTCCATAG
- a CDS encoding protein-L-isoaspartate O-methyltransferase yields the protein MDLAVLRDDMVDSLEHDAKAVVHSENLGLALRNVPRHEFVDDDQQAYADTEHRQLGTRVLSPSTVGRLFEALDIKQSNSVLIIGAGVGYTAAVSAELTDEAQVHAVDITRDVVLEARNNLQTAGYEGVLVDCKDGKDGLPSYAPFDRILVEAAAIRPPQRLVDQLTQDGKLVIPIGTTTQTIAEVHADGTTKEHGTVKFAPLLVEGEQQGAIERNRMRREERERQQQANERRRGWEQDWIDWTDQLD from the coding sequence ATGGATCTAGCAGTGCTGCGGGACGATATGGTTGACAGCCTAGAACATGATGCCAAGGCAGTCGTCCACAGCGAAAATCTGGGACTTGCACTTCGAAATGTCCCGCGGCATGAATTTGTAGACGATGACCAACAAGCGTATGCAGATACTGAGCACAGACAATTAGGAACACGAGTACTTTCTCCCAGTACAGTTGGTCGGCTGTTCGAAGCACTGGATATCAAGCAGTCGAATAGTGTTTTAATTATCGGTGCTGGAGTTGGCTATACCGCAGCAGTCAGCGCAGAGCTTACTGACGAAGCTCAAGTTCATGCAGTCGATATTACACGTGATGTTGTGCTAGAAGCTCGGAATAATCTCCAAACGGCTGGATACGAAGGAGTTCTTGTTGACTGTAAAGATGGAAAGGATGGCTTACCATCGTATGCGCCGTTTGATCGAATTCTTGTTGAAGCAGCTGCTATTCGTCCACCACAGAGACTTGTTGATCAACTTACACAAGATGGGAAACTCGTCATTCCAATCGGAACAACGACACAGACCATCGCAGAAGTCCATGCAGACGGAACAACCAAAGAGCACGGAACAGTCAAATTTGCCCCATTATTAGTAGAAGGAGAGCAACAAGGTGCAATTGAGCGGAACCGAATGCGAAGGGAAGAGCGAGAACGACAGCAGCAGGCCAATGAGCGGCGACGAGGATGGGAACAGGATTGGATTGATTGGACTGATCAATTGGATTGA
- a CDS encoding ATP-binding protein, which yields MQVLGRKEEISTGPSASIGTYRARDGTEGAAIELDIDQPHVGMIFGKRGYGKSYTLGVLAEELSHAHGIAPILVDPMGVFRSLGDNPAIPGQNIISPKAAADSFPPEQWCNLLDIDPESAVGTAIWNVASRSTTLQEMIAKIETDDIQQTTRQAAINYLQLAKSWKIFNGEGISIERLMEGKVTVLDCSGMSNAAINAVCATVAEKIYSARVQDETSQLPWLLIDEAHTVFNGIAFPSLRKIITRGRQPGVSVVAATQRPAAIPEVATSQADLLLTHRLTAKPDREVLRRIMPSYMSGSLEQRLPRSPGEVLLIDDVTENVHHIKIRNRITSHGGDTPRASACGKTATDTDNGNTAVENTAAQCTSD from the coding sequence ATGCAAGTTCTCGGTCGAAAAGAAGAGATTTCAACAGGCCCATCGGCATCAATTGGGACTTATCGAGCACGCGATGGCACAGAGGGAGCAGCCATAGAACTCGACATTGATCAGCCTCACGTGGGGATGATATTTGGAAAACGCGGATATGGTAAATCCTACACGCTTGGAGTGCTCGCAGAAGAATTATCACATGCTCACGGAATCGCGCCGATTCTCGTTGATCCAATGGGCGTCTTTCGTTCATTAGGAGACAACCCAGCAATTCCGGGACAGAATATAATATCACCAAAAGCAGCAGCAGACTCATTTCCCCCGGAGCAATGGTGTAACTTACTGGATATTGATCCAGAAAGCGCGGTTGGCACAGCAATCTGGAATGTAGCGAGTAGAAGTACAACACTACAGGAAATGATTGCCAAAATTGAAACAGATGATATACAGCAGACAACCCGACAGGCAGCGATCAATTATCTGCAGCTTGCAAAGAGCTGGAAGATATTCAATGGAGAAGGGATCTCAATAGAGCGTCTTATGGAAGGAAAAGTCACTGTGCTTGATTGTTCAGGGATGAGTAATGCAGCGATTAATGCTGTGTGTGCGACAGTGGCTGAAAAAATATATAGCGCACGCGTGCAGGACGAAACGAGTCAGCTACCGTGGTTACTGATTGATGAGGCACATACCGTATTCAATGGGATTGCCTTTCCCTCACTACGGAAGATAATCACGCGAGGGCGACAACCAGGGGTCAGCGTTGTTGCCGCAACACAGCGTCCTGCTGCAATCCCAGAGGTGGCGACGTCACAAGCGGACTTGTTGTTGACACACCGATTAACTGCTAAACCAGACAGAGAAGTATTGCGTCGGATTATGCCGTCCTACATGAGCGGATCACTTGAGCAACGTCTTCCAAGATCTCCGGGAGAAGTATTGTTAATTGACGACGTTACAGAAAATGTGCATCACATCAAAATCCGGAACCGGATCACGTCACACGGAGGAGACACTCCGAGGGCAAGCGCCTGTGGTAAGACCGCTACAGATACGGACAACGGGAATACAGCGGTTGAAAACACTGCCGCTCAGTGCACATCAGACTAA
- a CDS encoding DNA-directed RNA polymerase subunit H, translating to MVDVSQHELVPEHTVLDETEIEEVSNEYGISKTDLPKIRRTDPALPSEAEVGDVVRIVRDSRTTDKAVTYRLVIK from the coding sequence ATGGTAGACGTAAGCCAACACGAACTCGTTCCAGAGCACACTGTTCTGGACGAGACCGAAATTGAGGAGGTATCAAACGAATACGGAATCTCGAAGACCGACTTGCCGAAGATCAGGCGGACTGATCCGGCACTGCCATCGGAGGCCGAAGTCGGAGACGTAGTACGTATCGTCCGAGATTCCAGAACAACTGACAAAGCAGTCACCTATCGACTTGTGATAAAATAA
- a CDS encoding phosphoglycerate kinase, with amino-acid sequence MKTIGDLDSGQQLLVRIDINAPVENGRVKDHSRFERHAETISELLAEDHAVALIAHQGRPGRDTYVSLEQHAEILAGHLETSVEFVPGLADDQAITAIENLDKGEVLLLENVRFDEEELADRTPEEHAEAKFVQTLSGHFDAYVNDGYSVAHRAHASIVGFPEIMDAYAGTVMEEEYRYNTSLQTRDFDGQVVMVLGGKKASDVIDAMEHLEDRVDRFLLGGVVGELFLRASGHPVGYDIETDIYDQYYEDCQEKINQALDKYGDRIELPVDLAYRAGNSRAEHRINELDEKTVDYLDIGQITISHYVDIIEESDAVLVKGALGVFEDELFNSGTVELLEAIGATDCFSVIGGGDTSRAVRMYALDPKAFDHLSIAGGAYIRALTGEPLPGIEALQKN; translated from the coding sequence ATGAAGACAATCGGGGATTTGGATTCAGGCCAGCAGCTACTTGTTCGGATTGACATCAATGCCCCCGTGGAAAACGGTCGGGTCAAGGATCATAGCCGATTTGAACGACATGCAGAAACTATTAGCGAACTGTTAGCGGAAGATCATGCAGTTGCCCTCATTGCCCATCAGGGTCGTCCGGGTAGAGACACGTACGTCTCTCTGGAACAACATGCTGAAATCCTCGCTGGACATCTCGAAACGTCAGTAGAATTTGTACCGGGGCTTGCTGATGATCAAGCGATAACTGCTATCGAGAACTTAGACAAAGGAGAAGTACTGCTTCTGGAAAATGTTCGGTTCGATGAGGAAGAACTTGCTGATCGAACACCCGAAGAACATGCAGAAGCTAAGTTTGTACAAACACTCTCTGGACACTTTGATGCGTATGTCAACGACGGGTACTCTGTTGCCCACCGAGCACATGCATCCATCGTTGGGTTCCCGGAAATTATGGATGCATACGCTGGAACGGTAATGGAAGAAGAGTATCGATATAATACCTCGTTGCAGACACGTGATTTTGATGGACAGGTAGTGATGGTTCTCGGTGGGAAAAAAGCAAGTGATGTAATCGATGCCATGGAACATTTAGAAGATCGCGTTGATCGTTTTCTACTTGGGGGCGTTGTAGGAGAACTGTTTCTTCGTGCCTCTGGGCATCCGGTTGGATATGATATTGAAACAGATATTTACGACCAGTATTATGAAGACTGTCAAGAGAAGATTAATCAAGCACTTGATAAATACGGAGACCGGATCGAGCTACCTGTTGATCTTGCCTACAGAGCAGGTAACAGTCGGGCGGAGCATCGAATTAACGAATTAGATGAAAAAACCGTCGATTATCTGGATATTGGGCAAATAACAATTAGCCATTATGTTGACATCATAGAAGAGTCTGATGCGGTCTTAGTCAAAGGAGCTTTGGGCGTCTTCGAAGATGAGCTGTTCAATTCCGGGACCGTTGAGTTACTTGAAGCAATTGGAGCGACGGATTGTTTCTCGGTTATCGGCGGAGGCGACACATCACGGGCAGTTCGAATGTACGCACTTGATCCAAAAGCATTCGATCATCTTTCGATCGCTGGTGGGGCGTACATACGCGCGCTGACTGGTGAGCCTCTTCCCGGAATTGAAGCCCTGCAAAAAAATTAA
- the sepF gene encoding cell division protein SepF — MGLMDKFLGQQQTQRDIDEYAEIEADESESLEPEVKMDVRIAEVHEQQDALDIKDAVYDGNLVVADITRLRTSDPTVEHITEELRQVADEVGGDIVKNGDDQIIVTPTGVRINREKLGSR; from the coding sequence ATGGGCCTGATGGATAAGTTTCTAGGCCAGCAGCAAACCCAACGAGATATCGACGAGTACGCAGAAATTGAGGCAGATGAATCCGAATCACTTGAACCTGAAGTGAAGATGGATGTACGGATTGCTGAAGTCCATGAGCAGCAAGATGCTCTTGATATCAAAGACGCCGTGTATGATGGAAATCTCGTAGTTGCTGACATTACTCGCCTCCGAACCTCTGACCCGACAGTAGAGCATATCACCGAAGAACTACGGCAAGTTGCTGATGAAGTTGGTGGCGATATTGTAAAGAATGGTGATGACCAGATCATCGTTACTCCGACAGGTGTCCGCATTAACCGAGAAAAGCTAGGATCCAGATAA
- a CDS encoding transposase yields the protein MIPPTTFKHEANRHAGQFKCRSCGKSNHADYNAAKNIAELYLRRGHQPSSRRSVSQYALKSGVRTPR from the coding sequence TTGATCCCGCCAACAACGTTCAAACACGAAGCCAACCGGCACGCTGGACAGTTCAAGTGTCGGTCGTGTGGGAAGTCGAATCATGCGGATTATAACGCCGCGAAGAACATAGCGGAGTTGTATCTCCGGCGGGGCCATCAGCCGTCCAGTCGGAGGAGCGTCAGTCAATACGCTCTGAAGTCAGGGGTAAGGACGCCGAGGTAG